From the genome of Desulfomonilia bacterium:
TAAGGAATCGGCTGCTTCCTGGCGGGAGTTTTTTAAGGATTTAAAATCCCGTGGCTTGGACGGAAGCAAAGTAACGTTAGGCATCATGGACGGCTTACCGGGCCTGGAAACAGTCTTCAAGGAAGAATTCCCCCGGGCTAAGACCCAGCGCTGCCAAGTCCATGTGGCCCGGAATGTCCTGGCCAAGGTACCCAAGAAGTTCAAGCAGGAAGTGGCTGATGATCTGCGATCTATCTTCTACGCCCCTTCACGCGAGAAGTCTTGGGCGTATTTTGAATCCTTTCGGCAGAGATGGCAAAAGAGTGTTCCTTCTGCGGTAGAATGCCTGGAACGGAGCATTGATGCCTGTTTGACCTTTTTCAACTTTCCTCCTGACGAGTGGATCTCATTGCGAACGACTAATATTATTGAGCGGCTGAACAAGGAATTTCGAAGAAGGACCAGACCGATGGAGATACTGGCCGGGGAGGCAGCCTGTTATCGGATTCTGGCTTTTATATGCCTGAAAATGGAATTGCACTGGCGGTCAAACCCTGTAGGTAAAGTGCGTAAAAATCTGCCTTTCTTCAAAGAATTGGCCTATGAAAATTTTACATGGAGAATCCGCTGCAAGGCAGCGCCCTATTCCGGTGGAAGGCAGCACCCCAATCCGGAGGATGCCGGCACCCTGATCCGGGGCAAAGCAGCAGGTTTTTGTGAAGTAGCGGAAAGGCCTGCCGGCATGGCGGAATCAGGTGCTTTCATCCCGGAATGGAACTCATACTGACAAACTGACCGATAACGGCCATACTGTTTTCCAAAACGCAATAGGGAGGCACGGATGGCACAGGAAAGGATCAGTATGAGAAAAATCAAAGAAGTCTTACGACTGCACTACGAAGCAAAACTATCCCAGGCAAACATCGCCAAGGTCAACCATATCAGCCGCTATACGGTCGGACAATACATCATGCGGTTTGCCGCCGCCGGCTTAAGCTGGCCGCTTTCCGGGGAGATCAACGATACGCTATTGGAGAGCAAACTGTTCCCCGGTAAAAAAGACAAAAGCAGGCGTCCTGCCCTGGACTATGGGTATTTATTAAAAGAAATCCGCCGACCGGACGCCACCCTGGCCGTATTGTGGGAAGAATACAAGCAACAAAATCCGGATGGATATCAGTACAGCTATTTCTGTGATTTATTCAATGCTTATCGCGGGAAACTCAACTACAGCATGCGGCAGGAACACAAGGCCGGGGAGAAGACCTTTCTGGACTTCGGTGACAGTCCGCTGAAGATAATCGACCGTCAAACCGGACAGGAAACCCGCACCAAGATATTTGTCAGCGTCTGGGGCGCCTCCAATTACCTGTATGCGGAAAGCTCTCTGGACGAGAAACTGGCCACCTGGATCAGTCTGAATATCCACGCGTTGGAGTATTACGGCTGCTGTCCCCGGGCGATGGTGCCGGACAATCTAAAATCCGCCGTCAGTAAAGCCTCCCGGTATGAACCGGATATCAATCCCACCTATGCGGAGTTTGCCGAACATTACGGCACCGTCATCTTTCCGGCCAGGCCTTATCGACCGAAGGACAAATCCCGCGCGGAAAATGGCGTGAAGCTGGCCAAGCGGTGGATACTGTTCCGACTGCGCAATCAGACCTTTTATTCACTGAGAGAATTAAACCAGGCGATCCGGGTACTGCTGGCTGACTTTAATCGCCGCACCATGAAGAAAATGAAGAAGAGCCGCCGGGAGCTCTTTGAACTGTGGGACAAGCCGCATGCCCTGCCATTGCCGGAGAAACGTTATGAATACGCCGAATGGAAAAAAGCAAAAGTGCAGTTTAACTATCACATTGCCTATGGCAGCCATAATTACTCTGTTCCCTATACATTCGTTCATAAAGAAGTCGATATCAAGGCAACCGTCAGTCTCCTGGAGGTGTACTATCACGGGAACCGTATCTGTTCCCACGCCAGAAGTTACCGGGAGCATGGTTATACGACCGTAAGAGAACACATGCCTGAACGGCACATTAAATATCTGGAGTGGACGCCGGAGAGAATCTTCAACTATGCGGGGAAATACGGCCCTGCAGTCCAGGAACTTGTTCAGGAAATCATGGCGCAAAGAAAGTTTCCCGAACAGGCTTACAAAGCCTGCCTGGGCATTATCAGACTGGAGAATGTGTATTCGGCAAATCGTCTGAACCTGGCCTGCCGAAGGGCTTTGGACTACAAGGCGTTTTCTTACCGGAGCGTAGAGAACATTTTAAAGAACGGGCTGGATAAACAGGTATCGTTGTCACCGTCCCCTTCATTTAACCGGAAGCACGAAAATATCCGCGGCGCCGATTATTACCGGGAGGGCCGATAAAATGACGAGCCAGACTCTGTCCAAAATGTACGAAATGAAGTTGCACGGTATGGCCGCCTCGTTTCAGTCCCGGCGGATTATGCCGGATCATCAGGATTTAAATCATGATGAGTTTACCGCCTTACTGGTGGATGACGAGTATATCCATCGCCGGAACAACCGTCAACGCCGCCTGCTGCAAATGGCCAAGCTAAAGTTTTCTTCCGCCGCTTTGGAAAACATTGATTACCAGACCAACAGAGGCCTCCTGAAAGCGAAGATCACGACTTTACAAAACAATCAGTGGCTGGAGAAGCATCAGAATATTTTGATCTCCGGTCCGACCGGGGTGGGCAAAAGTTATCTGGCCTGTGCTTTCGGTCAGTGGGCCTGTCGTTACGGTTTTACCGTCTCTTACCACCGTTGGCCGCGGATGCTGGGGGACTTTCTGGCCGCCCGGGGTGAAGGTCATTATCTGAAATATCTGCAGAAACTGACCAAAGTAGATTTATTGATCATTGACGACTTTGGCCTCAACTCCCTGGCGGACACCGACAAAAAAGATCTGCTGGAAATCATCGAAGACCGTTACATGGTCAAATCCACCCTCATTGCCAGTCAGTTGCCCATCAAAGACTGGCACGCCTTCATCGGTGATCCGACCATCGCCGATGCGGTCTGCGACCGCTTGTTTCATGTCGCCCATAAATTTGAACTCAAAGGAGGTTCCATGCGTAAAAAAACAGAAATTATTGATTGATGACAGCAGGTGTGTTACTCAAACCACGGTCAGTTTTTCAGTAGGCGGCAGGGTGCTGCCTTCCTCCGGATTCACCTGCTGCTTTCAGCGGATTTTACAATGACGGAACTATATGGACATCCGGCATTCGGCGCTTCGTGGGAAGGCTGGTGTATTGAACAGCTTATTTGCGCGCTGCCGC
Proteins encoded in this window:
- a CDS encoding IS256 family transposase, which codes for MKLEVTVAEIADIFKVIQERPEQLFELIRLDVRDTVGKYLTAMMDAELTQFMGRDAYVRVAGNAKHRNGSYDRSFTLKNIGEVKVKIPRDREGEFKTSVLPRSRQYETELGRDLGILFLGGISTRSLSMISERLIGRKISPAEVSSVNVELTEAVLKWRQRDLSQEPVRYLFIDGVHFNMRLEQSIERVPVLVAIGVTETGQKLVLSLQSGDKESAASWREFFKDLKSRGLDGSKVTLGIMDGLPGLETVFKEEFPRAKTQRCQVHVARNVLAKVPKKFKQEVADDLRSIFYAPSREKSWAYFESFRQRWQKSVPSAVECLERSIDACLTFFNFPPDEWISLRTTNIIERLNKEFRRRTRPMEILAGEAACYRILAFICLKMELHWRSNPVGKVRKNLPFFKELAYENFTWRIRCKAAPYSGGRQHPNPEDAGTLIRGKAAGFCEVAERPAGMAESGAFIPEWNSY
- the istA gene encoding IS21 family transposase; amino-acid sequence: MAQERISMRKIKEVLRLHYEAKLSQANIAKVNHISRYTVGQYIMRFAAAGLSWPLSGEINDTLLESKLFPGKKDKSRRPALDYGYLLKEIRRPDATLAVLWEEYKQQNPDGYQYSYFCDLFNAYRGKLNYSMRQEHKAGEKTFLDFGDSPLKIIDRQTGQETRTKIFVSVWGASNYLYAESSLDEKLATWISLNIHALEYYGCCPRAMVPDNLKSAVSKASRYEPDINPTYAEFAEHYGTVIFPARPYRPKDKSRAENGVKLAKRWILFRLRNQTFYSLRELNQAIRVLLADFNRRTMKKMKKSRRELFELWDKPHALPLPEKRYEYAEWKKAKVQFNYHIAYGSHNYSVPYTFVHKEVDIKATVSLLEVYYHGNRICSHARSYREHGYTTVREHMPERHIKYLEWTPERIFNYAGKYGPAVQELVQEIMAQRKFPEQAYKACLGIIRLENVYSANRLNLACRRALDYKAFSYRSVENILKNGLDKQVSLSPSPSFNRKHENIRGADYYREGR
- the istB gene encoding IS21-like element helper ATPase IstB, which codes for MTSQTLSKMYEMKLHGMAASFQSRRIMPDHQDLNHDEFTALLVDDEYIHRRNNRQRRLLQMAKLKFSSAALENIDYQTNRGLLKAKITTLQNNQWLEKHQNILISGPTGVGKSYLACAFGQWACRYGFTVSYHRWPRMLGDFLAARGEGHYLKYLQKLTKVDLLIIDDFGLNSLADTDKKDLLEIIEDRYMVKSTLIASQLPIKDWHAFIGDPTIADAVCDRLFHVAHKFELKGGSMRKKTEIID